A genomic region of bacterium 336/3 contains the following coding sequences:
- a CDS encoding glycerol-3-phosphate dehydrogenase: MSKPHIAVFGGGSWATALVKILTEQDVKISWWMRNAKTAAFIRKFHLNPNYLSDVYIDEEKVKVWLDAKQAIQDADYILLAVPAAFTEQALAELTPEDFKGKRIISAIKGMIPEKHFLVTDLMNQEKGVPFLDMAIIGGPCHAEEVALERQSYLTVASPNVALAEDIAKMLTCRYIKATAFDDMYGVEYSAVMKNIIALASGICHGLGYGDNFQSVLVTNSLREIKTFLDKVYPQHRDLTDTAYLGDLLVTSYSQFSRNRTFGNMIGRGYSVKSAQMEMNMIAEGYYAVKSIYAINQKYQVDMPITTAVYKILYEKASANKEISILKEKFF; encoded by the coding sequence ATGAGTAAACCACATATAGCTGTTTTTGGAGGAGGTAGCTGGGCTACAGCCTTAGTCAAAATTCTTACAGAACAAGATGTTAAGATTAGCTGGTGGATGCGAAATGCCAAAACAGCTGCCTTTATTAGAAAATTCCATTTGAATCCCAATTATTTAAGTGATGTATATATAGATGAAGAAAAAGTAAAGGTTTGGTTGGATGCCAAACAAGCCATTCAAGACGCTGATTATATATTGCTTGCCGTTCCTGCTGCATTCACAGAACAAGCTTTGGCAGAGCTCACCCCAGAAGATTTCAAAGGAAAACGTATTATTTCTGCTATAAAAGGGATGATACCAGAAAAGCACTTTTTAGTTACTGATTTGATGAATCAGGAAAAAGGTGTACCTTTCTTGGATATGGCAATTATTGGAGGTCCTTGCCATGCTGAGGAAGTTGCTTTAGAAAGACAGTCCTATTTAACAGTTGCCTCACCCAATGTTGCACTTGCAGAAGATATTGCCAAAATGCTCACATGCAGATATATCAAAGCTACTGCCTTTGATGATATGTATGGCGTTGAGTATAGTGCCGTTATGAAAAACATTATAGCTCTCGCAAGTGGTATTTGCCATGGCTTAGGCTATGGTGATAATTTTCAGTCTGTGTTGGTGACCAATTCCTTGAGAGAAATCAAGACGTTTTTGGATAAAGTTTATCCTCAACATCGAGATCTGACAGATACGGCTTATTTGGGCGATTTACTTGTAACATCTTATTCTCAATTTAGTAGAAATAGAACTTTTGGGAATATGATAGGAAGAGGTTATAGTGTAAAATCGGCTCAGATGGAAATGAATATGATTGCTGAAGGTTATTATGCTGTAAAAAGTATTTATGCCATCAATCAGAAATATCAAGTGGATATGCCTATTACAACGGCAGTTTATAAAATTTTATATGAAAAAGCCTCTGCTAATAAAGAAATTTCTATTTTAAAAGAGAAGTTTTTTTAA